In one Agathobacter rectalis ATCC 33656 genomic region, the following are encoded:
- a CDS encoding helix-turn-helix domain-containing protein — protein MTEVKIALSIEEAADYTGIGRNTLRKLVEWKKLPVLKVGRKVLIKTDMLEKFMTANEGRDLRDKGNVRAVTRNVTN, from the coding sequence ATGACAGAAGTGAAGATTGCACTGTCCATTGAGGAAGCTGCCGACTATACGGGTATCGGCAGAAATACCCTGCGGAAACTGGTAGAATGGAAAAAGCTTCCGGTATTGAAGGTAGGACGGAAAGTCCTTATCAAAACGGATATGCTTGAAAAGTTCATGACCGCCAATGAAGGCAGGGACTTAAGGGACAAAGGAAATGTCAGAGCTGTCACAAGAAATGTGACAAATTAA